In Salvelinus sp. IW2-2015 unplaced genomic scaffold, ASM291031v2 Un_scaffold1290, whole genome shotgun sequence, the sequence ccacacagcaacacTCCACACACCGTTCCTGTTtaaactaaccttgtggggacacacaattcagtcttGATAAATCTTCTTTTCCCTAACCTAAAACTATCCTGAACCTAATTCTAATCCTAACACTTAAATTCACACTAACCCTAACGACCTagaatagcatttgaccttgtgagaCTAACATAATTCCCAGTTTGGTCAAGGTTGTTCATTTTACTATCTTGTGGGCTTCGCttcccacaagtatagttaaacatgtccacgcacaacaacacaccacaaaagTTTTAATTTCCTTTGCCACAATTAAACATTTTCATTCTCCAAGTACTTTCATCATGCTGAGATGATTTGTGCGGTGCACAGAGGGGCCTGTCTGCCAGTCTGGTTAAGGCCGTGGCAGTGGGAGAAAAGGGGAAATAGGGTGGCCTATGCCCAGCTCTGATCCACTCCCCCATCTGTCCATCACACACAGAGTTGTGTGCTCAGTGGGCTGTGACTGACTGAGACTGCCCGCCTGGCATGTACGAGCCCAGACTCCCAATCAGCGACAACCCTTCTATCCTCCTCCGTGGGCAGCACTGACCCCCATGATCCTCACGGATTCTTTATTTAGAATTTTTATACTGCTTtctcatgacacacacacacaaacacacacacacacagactccggATGAGGTGGGTGACAGCTCGCCCTGTATTCCTGTTGAGCAGTAGCCCAGGGCTGGGGGGCCGTGGTGTGGTGGAGTGGAGGAGGCCTGGTTATTGCAGCAGGGCGCTGGGAGCCTGTTTAATAAACCGGGCTGGGGGTCAGAGGAAGATGTCGCAGAAATATTATTACCTGTTCCTTATGAATAGGCCCGACTGGGGGAGGTGCTCTCCCAGGGTTGATTCCTGCCTGAAACTCATTTGATTATTGGTGGTATAACTGTATTATAGACATGACGATACTTCAGTGTTAAATTCAAATCTTcctaccatcatatctaagccaatatgacaccaatctcAATGAAAATTCgcaaatcaacttgattggaggtactCAACACACTCCCTGCCTCTTGTCATGAGCCGTTACTGAGAACCACATAGCAGAGTATTTCTTGCGCCTACCTAGCTAAAATTCTAGACGTCGATTAAAACGAGACTATAGCGTTCATAAAGCGACCATCGGGATTTTAAAAATGCCAGATTGACTGAATGTGTAGGTGTAACAGTTTTTTGTCAATTTATAATTTATCCTCTCACATGCTCATTTCTGTCCGTTAAGTGCCAAAGatgctacctttttgtagcatttctgaaaGAATATGTAAGCGGTGCAAATGCATGCTTGCTAGCATCGGAGAAACTCATcagtttaatatccataatacATTCCAGTACACTCTTACACAGTGCCAAACTAACAACTCTGCCATGTGTTGGATATTTTTCAACTCTGTCGCGCGCAcctgtgtgaagctagccacaatagtggaatttgcggttcacCTTCAAACTAAAAGCACCCATTGAAAATGATTCAAACTGATACAAATAGTGGTTGAGATgttgaacagcccttagccgtggtatattggccatataccacatcccccccgggccttattgcttaattatgttGTATAATAATGTTGCATAATCACCTTCCAGTGTAAAAACCTtggaatttaaattgaaaaaaccttcaattttaattgaaaataggcattggtctgatgctgaaaaaataaaggaaattcccATGAGCACCACATTGCCTATTTCACCCATGCCCTACCTAGggtttccagcacacagcttcgacttactacagtagctatgttgttCTTCAAATATGTGttggcaggttgcttaggattcatactcttcagagggataatggactttacagtgtcctacTATCAAAATTATGTATAccggtatgtgtgtatatatacagtaccagtcaaagttctgacacacctactcattcatgggtttttcttagtttttacaatgtagaaaataatgaaataacatatatggaatcacgtagtaaaccaaaaagtgttaatcaaatcaaatatattttagattttagattcttgatgacagctttgcatactcttggcattctctcaaccaggttcacctggaatgcttttccaacagtcttgaaggagttctcacatatgctgagaacttgttggctacttttctttcactttgttgtccaactcatcccaattgggttgaggttgggtgattgtggaagccaggtcatctgacgcagcactccatcactcaccttagtcaaacagcccttacacagcctggaggtgtgttgggtcattgtcctgttgaaaaacaaatgatagtccccctcaacgcaaaccagatgggatggcatatcgctgcagaatgctatggtagccatgcaggttaagtgtgccttgaattcaaaataaatcacagacagtgtcaccagcgaagcaccatcacacctcctcctccatgcttcacggtgggaaccaaacatgcagagatcatccgttcacctactctgtgcctcacaaagacatggtggctggaaacaaaaatcgcaaatttggactcatcagaccaaaggccagatttgcaccagtctaatgtccattgctcgtgtttcttggccaaagcaagccgctttttcttattggtgtcctttggtagtggtttctttgcagcaattcgacaatggcctgattcacgcagtctcctctgaacagttgatgttgatgtgtctgttacttgaacgctgaagcatttatttggcctgcaatctgaggtgcagttaactctaaggaacttatcctctgcagcagaggtaactctgggtcttcctttcctgtggcagtcctcatgagagccagttttatcatagcgctttatgttttttgcgactgcacttgaagaaactttaagttATTAATTttacgtattgactgaccttcatgtcttaaagtaataatggactgtcgtttctctttgcttatttgagctgttcttgccataatatggacttggtcctttaccaaatagggctatcttctgtataccactcctaacttgtcacaacacaactgattgactcaaacgcattaagaaggaaagaaattccataaattaacaaggcacacctgttaattgaaatgtattccaggtgactacctcatgagctggttgagagaatgccaatagtgttcgaagctgtcaaggcaaagggtggctactttgaagaatctcaaatatatattttgatttgtttactgcatgattccatatgtgttatttcctggttttaatgtcttcactattattttacttgtgtagaaaatagtaaaaataaagaaacccttgaatgagtaggtgtgtccaaactttgactggtactgtatattcatattATTCCAGGAGGCTGGAAGACGATGTGTATGTCATAAGAGCTATGGTGATGCTGCTTTTATTATTCTGTCTAAATCAGAACCCATCAGAATGTATAGCTAATAAATGAATGTATAGTTCACAGCTGaattaatacaaaataatatatatactgtcacgcacaggtgcagtgaaatgtgttgttttacatggtCAGTCATATTAGTACAGCccacctggagcaaattagggttaagccTTGCTCAACGGcaccgacagatttttcaccttgtcggcttgggtatTTTGGTtacgaccttttggttactggctcaacgctctaaccactaggctacctgcagcttcAATGCtgaatgtaggctacagtagaatTGACTGATGAATGTATTGCTGAATAGCCAGATTGTGTAGTTATTCTGTTGTATTGTACTCGGCAGGAATTCTGTGCACCCGAAGCTCCATTTCCCTCAGCAAATGCCTCCAGCAGTTGGCCAGGCAGCCCCCCCAGCCCTTTTGTCCTGCTGCCCAACTCCAGTGCCCTGGCCTGGGCCTCCAACATCACTCCCCCCTCCTGGCCCCCGCTTAGCGCCCTGAGGCTGCTGGCCTCCCTGGAGGGCCAGTCATGTATAGATGCGTGCCAGAGCGCAGGCCTGATCTGTGAGCCCGCCTTCTACCGCTTCATCAATATCAAAGAGGCCTTCAGCGggtgagctgctgctgctgcctccctTCACCACCATGTGATCACACCACCATCTGTTACACAACATTACATCTTGTAATTTAACATTTAGCAGATTCTGTTATACAGCACGATCACTGGGGAAACAAACAATGAATATGAGCATCTTAAATTCTTCTGAATATCCTCCCTCACTCTAATGCACTACCCAATGTGCTTTGGTGTAATGATATTGATAGCCATTTATGAAgccttttttttaaacattgattATAATGTAAATCACATGACTTAATATGAATAATGATATATAAAGAAATGTCTCTCTGGTGTCTCCGCCCAGGCTGGAGGTGCAGTGTGAGGGGCTGGAGGCTGAGATCAACCACATCTTCCCAGCCTTCTCAGTGGAGAGTAGTGAGTGTGGCCTCCAGAAAGACCCTCTGCTGTTCAGCTGTGCCGGGGCCAACACCAAGTACCACCGCCTCTGTCCCTGCAGGGACTACCGTAAGGGCCAGGTGGCGCTGTGCAGGGACTGCTTATGACTGTGACCAGCACCTGGGGGAAGATGACCTGCCACCCCTCCCTCAGCCTTGGCCATCCCAGGGGCCCTTTCTATAGGTGGGAGGGACACTGAGGAGGATGGCCCTGCTGGAGGTCACTGTGGGTGACACAGAGGAACCAGTAGGGTCGGTCGCCATGGGGTAGAGGAGCAGCTGTACAAAAGATCACTGCTGGTATCATTATAGCACAGGGTGGAATGCTTCACGGAACTGGATAATGTTAAAGTGAGACAAAGGAGACTCCCTACCTGCTGCTCTGATCGGAGGCTCAGTGCTTTGGCAATTCTGAAATTACTAGAATACCCAGTCGCCAAacccacaaaatggctgccaaacAAGACGTGTGGCTGACATAATGCATCTCAGGGAAATGCATGATTGTACTGTACCCTGCTAAAGTGATGACGCTGCTATAAGGTGAAAGTTTTACAATAGTCTTTATGGACTACATTGGGTCCAACAACAGGAATGTTAGGGGGATGGAGTTATGAGGAACACAGAAATGAGGGGATTCAAAATGATATCCCTGATAATTGTATTGCAATGCTATAGTTGCTAATATCTGCATTGCTTCAAGTGACATGCAGATACTGTATGGAATGTAATGTTCTGTGAAATACTTTGATCATAATGCAGTTGGGATATTTGTACAGTAGATGCACTAATAGATGTAATATTTTCCATGTCTCATACATTAGTATATTTGTACATACAAGTGTTGATTAATAAAAAAGACAATTGAAACATTCTGGTACAACCCTTCTCTTTTACAACTCTTCTCTGGTACAACTCTTCACCTCTAAAACAAGTTTAAGAGTCAGGTTACGTCTTGAGACATGCATGAGTCTGTAGATTTAGAAAAGCAATTGAGTGTAAAGCTGTCATCCATCTTTTTTGGTCAATTTCACAAAGCCAAATGGAAGAGAATGTTCTAATGACTTCTTTCAGAGTTGGTGATTTCTCTGCAGGCACTGTTGGCTTGGACTCATTTAGTTCATGGAGTGGTGCCTAAATACCCACAGACAATTCGTGAGAAGGTTGCCAGAGTGGGTGGAAGGCTGCATTTAGATGGCGCAGATCTCAGAGTGAGTTCTGTTGGGACAGAGAGGAGTGTTGGCTTATCCATGGCTCTAGATGCAATAGATCCCACCTCTCACTCATCTCACCACAACCAGCAGCTCTACACTTCTTTGCTATCTTGGTCTGTCCGACTTCAGGATTTTGTCTTGTAGATACCAATGATTTACTGAAGTAACCGTCAAACACAAACTTATACTCCACAGTTGCCATACCCCAATACCATGATGAGACCCAGTAAAGTGAGTTTGCAGGGGAGCCGGTCCATGAGGGAGATTGAGCTGGAGGTAGATGTTGAGAAAGCCTATATACTGTAGACAATCATTCAATTATCCCTTTGCAATCAACAGGGTTAATAGTCCTCATCAGCATTTCCCATTCCCTGACCTGGGTGTAAAATGAACGTCATCATTTACTTGTTGAGGCTGCCAATAATGTACTCATTTACATAGATTTTGATATAGAGGCACCAATATGGATTTAGTGAAGGAAACTGACGGAGACATTTCTACAACATCTGATGTGAATTTTACGATTCTTCCACAAGTAGATCACTYKTTCATAAAACACATGGAAGACACTCTGAAACACATGACTGATTCTATCATTTCAGAGAATGACATTAACCAACACATCAGACAATCTGCGCTGATGACTAAACAAAGTTTAAGTTCCAATCTCCTGTTTGTCCTCCCACGGTCTTCTCCCTCCTGTGGTTGTCCTGATTAAGATGCCATTGCCAGGTTGTGTATCACTCCTCTCTGGAGGTAACAGAGAGCCTCGCAAACTCTGCAGGGGGAAAATAGAGATGGTAGAAATGAGAAAGATGAACCTACCTTCAGGCCTGAAGAGAGGGAGGATGTCTACAGGCAAACCTGCAAGCTTTAACTTCAAACAGGCGTCTCATTCTGAAGTGCATTTCAATCTGCAATGAGAAACTTTTTCAAATTTCCTTTCTTCctttaatgttttgtccaggagATATATCTACTACTGACTTGAATCACAACTACAGTACAGTGCTTTGTTGACTATTGGTGTGGCGTATTGTACATTATGTTTTTGTTACATGATTTAGGTGAGGGGATATGGGATTTAATGACAACATCATTTTGTAGTGCCAGAATTAATCCGCCAACTTTTTCTACCACACTAGCCTGACATGCACAAAATGGCTGAGGTGACGTGAAAGACAGTCTCATCATAGCTGCTCCAGAAATGCTGAACACTCTTAGCCAAGATAAGAGAAGTTTTAATGAGATATGTAGAGAGAAGATGATTGGAATTTGCCAGCTTAATGAAGGTGCTTATACTCCATTGTCACCTGAGTTTAATGGAGAGACACATTTAAGCCCCTTCTAATCATAATTTTCCTGTCTGTGAACTCAAGTTGAACTTTAGCTTGAAAAAGCACAGGCACAGGAGTGAGAACTGAAGGAtggcaaggaggaggagagagatgggaacgGTGTGAGGGAGCCGATGAGCTTTTCCTGTTCCAACTAACTTTGAACCTAAATTCAATGACATGGTGATATTTTTTGTTGAGttcacgttgaattcatgttagttgacaattcaaccaaatgtaaatcaaaactagactgaCTGACGTCTGCGCCCTGTCGGGAGGCTCTCCCTTCGCCCAACCGTCCTTTTGATTGAGATGTTAATCTGAGGTCCTGACTCTgtagtcactaaagatcccatggcatttACTGAAAGAAAAACCCCATCCCCTCACACTACCTTTGCCAATGACATAACTCTATTACAGACCATAGATGTTTCTCTAATGCTGCAGGTAATAGCCAGTTCACATTCCCCAGCTGGTGTAACTCCCCCATGCGTTAAGCAGCGGTCTAACTGACTTTGTGAGGTGAAAGTGGACTGAAGCAGCAGAGAGGTCTATAATGTATTATTATCTCATAAGCCTCAGTGCATCTCTGCTGGTCAGGAGATGAGAGGATTAGACTGTAGAAAGCCAACAGCACAGGTTGGAGCATCTTGACTCTCAAGAGGCGGTCTGATTTTATAAGTGTGTTGTTTTCTGGAGAGTGTTCAACTGTCATGGTCAAGAACCAAATGTAGAAAGGGTAAATTAAATGCCATGCAGTAGTTATGGCTCACCTAACTCCCTCCTTCAGCTTACTGTACAGGTCttatcaaatgaaattgtatttgtcacatgcgctgaatacaacaggtagaccacacagtgaaatgtttacaagTTCTTCCTCAACaatacagaaaataaaaaaacatgagaaaTTAAACACACAAGAATGAAACttcatacagtggcaagaaaaagtatgtaagccctttggaaatacctggatttctgcataaattggtcttaaaaatgtatctgatcttcatttaggtcacaacaataaactaacacagtctgcttaaactaataacacacaaaaacatactgtgtaaacattcacagtgcagggtgggaaaagtatgtgaacccttggatttaataactggttgaccctcctttggcagcaataatctcaaccaaacgttttctgttgtggcggatcagacctgcacaacggtcaggaggaattttggatcaTTCCTCTTCACAAACATTTTCAGTTCAGCAaaattcttgggatgtctggtgtgaactgctctcttgaggtcatgccacagtatctcaatcgggttgaggtcaggactggacCACTCCAGaaagcatattttcttctgttgaagccattctgttgatgatttacttctgtgttttgggtcgttatcctgttgcatcacccaacttccattgagcttcaattggcgaacagatagcctaacattctcctgcaaaatgtcttgattaacttgggaattcatttttccgtcgatgatagcaagcagTCCAGgccctgaagcagcaaagcagccccaaaccatgatgctccctccaccgtACCTTACAGTTGTGATGAGGCTTTGATGTTGGTgtacctttttttctccacacatgatgttgtgttccttccaaacaactcaactgtagtttcgtctgtccacagaatatttttccagtactgctgtggaacatccaggtgcacttttgcaaacttcagacgtgcagcaatgtttctttggacagcagtggcttcttccgtggtgtcctcccatgcacaccattcttgtttagtgttttacgtatcgtagactcatcaacagagatgttagcatgttccagagatttctataAGTCTTTaactgacactaggattcttcttaacctcattgagcattctgctctgtgctcttgcagtcatctttgcaggacggccactcctggGGAGAGtggcaacagtgctgaactttctccaatCATAgagaatttgtcttactgtggactgatgaccatcaaggcttttagagatacttttgtaaccctttccagctttatgcaagtcaacaatttttaatcttaggtcttctgaagtctctttgtttgaggcatggttcaagTCAggtaatgcttcttgtgaatagcaaactcaaattctgtgagtgttttttatagggcaaggcagctctaaccaacatctccaatctcgtctcattgattggactcaagGTTAGTTGACTCCAAttatcttttggagaagtcattagcctaggggttcacatactttttccaacctacactgtgaatgtttaaatgatgtattcaatatagtcaagaaaaatacaataatttgtgtgttattagtttaagcacgctaggtttgtctattgttgtgacctagatgaagatcagatcaaatttgctgaccaatttatgcagaaatccaggtacttccaaagggttcacatgctttttcttgccactgtacagtgcattcggaaagtattcagaccccttgactttttttaatgttcagccttattctaaaatggattcaatagttttttccccctcatcaatctacacacaataccccataatgacaaagcaaaaacaggtttatagaattgtttgcaaatttataatgagacaaactgaaatatcacatctacataagtatagagaccctttactcagtactttgctgaagcaactttggcagcgattacagtctcgagccttgggtatgacgctacaagcttggcacacctgtatttggggagtttctcatattcttctctgcagatcctctcaagctctgtcaggttggatggggagcgttgctgcacagctattttcaggtttctcccgagatgttagatcgggttcaagtccgggctctggctgggccactcaaagacattcagagagctgtcccgaagccactcctgcgttgtcttggctgtgtgcttagggttgttgtctgaggtcctgagtgctctggagcagattttcatcaaggatctgtctgtactttgctccgttcatcattccctcgatcctgactagtctcccagtccctgccgctgaaaaacatccccacagcacgatgctgccaccaccatgctttaccgtagggatggtgccaggtttcctacagatgtgacgcttggcattcaggccaaatagttcaatcttggtttcacaaaaccaaagaatgttgtttctcatggtctgagagtctttaggtgccttccatctggccactctgccagaAAGGTttatttggtggagtgctgcagagatggttgtccttctggaagatgcttccatctccacagaggaaatctgaagctctgtcagagtgaccaccaggttcttggtcacctccctgaccaaagcccttctccccgattggtcattttggccgggtggccagctctatgaagagtgttggtggttccaaacctcttccatttaagaatggtggaggccactgtgttgttggggaccttcaatgctgcagaaatgttttgttacccttccccagatctgtgcctcgacacaatcctgtctcggagctctacggatgattccttcaacttcatggcttggttttttctctgacatgcactttcaacagtgggaccttactATATATTAACAgggttgtgcctttccaaattatgtccaatcaatttaatttaccacaggtggactcaagttgtagaaacatctcaaggatgatcaatggaaacaggatgcacctgagttcaattttaaTTCTCATAGCaaataagtaaataaggtatttctgtttttatttttaacacatttgcacaagtttctaaaaaaactgtttttgctttgtcttatggggtattgtgtgtagattgatgactttttttttgaataaggctgtaacgtaactaaatgtggaaaaagtcaaggagtctgaatactttccaaatgcactgtacaatgAGTACCAATAACATCTAAATGTGCAGGCATATGTGGTAGTTAAGGTAGATTTGGACATGTAGACATgggtaaagtaactaggcatcaggatagataataataggggtaaaaagtagcagcagtgtatatgatgaGTGT encodes:
- the LOC112070321 gene encoding alpha-1,6-mannosylglycoprotein 6-beta-N-acetylglucosaminyltransferase B-like, whose translation is MDIAYVGMEKGGTLASRDTSHRDSTGVASINVEPYLPYEYTCEGMLERVHAYIQNQEFCAPEAPFPSANASSSWPGSPPSPFVLLPNSSALAWASNITPPSWPPLSALRLLASLEGQSCIDACQSAGLICEPAFYRFINIKEAFSGLEVQCEGLEAEINHIFPAFSVESSECGLQKDPLLFSCAGANTKYHRLCPCRDYRKGQVALCRDCL